ACTatgcatcttattttctacaggtcattaggtagctatataaaacactctaaatatgaaccccagaggtctgctaacagtttgatgcccactgtacatatgtttatcaaagcacatggcacttagagaccccaaaataccTTGTTatacactaatttcatggcttacctttacctaattcataaacatgtGGCAGTTTAATGAGGGGTAGAAgcagcagaaatgtagggtaacccctgacaaccatatatttttggaaagtacacattctaaccaatccaacatgggtaaagaagcctttctacaccaaagtaccaatctggaaagctttcctaatttAATGGTTGTTATGACAAAtcgtctaaaaatgttgcaatttgccgcatttatctcacacaatttcttgcatacaaaggcaaatcaccccaaataggaacaccagaggcctactgaacagttttaggcccaatatgcatagatataccaaagtctgcggtatgtactgaccccaaaatgaaaatagtgcataaggatttctcgactgccaactcagcttttgcatacagagccccctgtcagtgtattatgtgctgtaacaccccctaactatacagagacccccagagaaccatatatttttggaaagtacacattctgatgaattcaaaataggtaaagttatttttctacaccaaagtaccacatggcagaCTGATGATAAAAACAGATCagaaacactaatacagggataaaaaaatgcaataaatgaaCCCgtgatcgtgtctgctgcttggaggtcatGCCTcctctgcagagagaatcctttGTCTGCAAATAACGTACGGCGTACGTGCTTGGCAGATAAACCCTTTTTCTGAAAGCATGTACCttggcagctaaagggttaattcTCCCCCATTTTAGTTTTCATTTCTGTTACTTTGTGAAAAGAAAAGGTTTGTAGCCAAAAGCATCACTAAATCCTACATTAAACTGATAAGTTTACAATAGTTTTTCTAGAGCTATTTCCCTAGAGAGGTATTTATTACAATTAAACCACATTTCCCAAGTTATACATTATACAGCACTAAGTTTATATGTCTTTATTAAATGAGCTCATAATTGTGTATTCCCTGaggaattccctgtgtcacactggttatataaactgggttcctataGAGACCGGCATGATATACTGGCTGTTACATGCACGATCATTGCAGGGTTTGAATTGAGATAAGTAATTATATAGAGCTGTGTGGGTTCATACAAGAGGCTTTTACTATTTCCTGCAaacttatataaaataatattaacatgAAGGCAAACTCTTTTTCCCACCGCCCCTCAAGTGACTCAATTTAAAAAAGATGTATTATTTTGAACAGATTTAGGGCAGAAGATATAGAGCATCAGTTGGTCACAATTCCACAGTGCTCCATATTACGGCTTCTTTCTGACACGAGCACCACTTTTTAAAACCGAAGCAGCTCTGAATCCAAATTTGTCAAATTATATAAACATCTTTCAGTTTCAGGCAGAGCTGGCGATGGGAAAATGTGTTCACAAAAACTGCAAGTACCTTGTTAAAATGTAGTAATGTAATCTATTTTATCATATATCAGTCTTATCCAAAATATGGAGTAAAACCAGCACAAAAGTAACTAAAGTTTTATGCATTGCCccaatgtttttggttttttcaaatgtttaatGGAGTAAAAACTCTGCCAATCATGGTGTTTCCCGGCTTCTTCTCTGACTCTTTCGCCTGCATTTTGGAGATTTACGTATATACAGTACTCAGTCTCTGAGTTCTGAGCAGTTCTCACAGGCAGGATAAGACTCCAATCCGGAAAATTTGAGCAAAGAAACTGATGTTGCCTGCAATATCTACTAAGGGAATCCGAAGGGCTGCCATTGTTCTCTGTTGGTGGGATGCTCCATTTATCCATATGTGAAATATTTATACTATTATTTGCTTTTATCCATAAGAAGAAAGTCTTGAAAAATGGCCTCAGGGAGTCAAAAAAATGcctcaggattcatcatccaagggttctctgatactcctgagcttcatgtctctctttttgtgctattccttggaatctatctcatcattctgctgggaaatctcattgtattcttagtcatttcatgcaatcctcacttacacacccccatgtacatattcttgctgaacctttcactcatagacatttcttccacctcaaatattttacccaatttgctacatattcttctcacacaacaaaataacatttcattcttggggtgtatgactcaaatgtatgtttttgtggccttggctggcagtgaatactttctcctgacggccatggcatatgatcgttatgttgccatctgtgatccccttcattacattgcccgaatgagcaggaaacactgtgctgggcttataactgcagtaTTTACTGGTGGGTTTGGCGGAGCAGTCAGCCTTATTgtccttatatctaaactatcatattgtgcttcccgtcttattaaccattttttctgtgatctcacaccattgctaaaactttcctgcagcagcacatTTAACATGGAACTTTTAATCTACGTTGAAGGCTCATTGCTGATTTTaaattccttcctccttactctggcctcatacatatttatcatctctgctatcctgaaaatacaatcctcagaggggagacaaaaagccttttctacctgtgcttctcacctggcctgtgtgataaccctttatgggacagtattttgcctgtatatgagacccaccacaagttattccctggaaagagacaagtatttctcactgctgtacattgccctgggccctgtgctaaatcctcttatttacacactgaaaaatagagaatttcagtcTTCACTTATTAAACTGAGGCAAAgaagcttttttattttaaatcgtCAATGCCACTTAATGAAACATTAGCCTGGCCACTACAGTCTTAAATAGACCAtttctgtaaaacaaataaatatactatAACTGGTCTGATTTACAGCACATTTAGCCACCAGAGCCATATAAATGAGAGCCGACTTCTTGTTTAGAAACTGATGATCTAGGTGAATGCAAGAAAAAATAACAATGATACAATACAAATAACATGATACAATGAATAACTGCTTGGCGGTGttaattacacacctttgtgGATTgttacagtggcataactatagaagaagcaggcCTCGTGAAGCAAACTCCCCCCATCTACAGCCACTTTTCTACCTGCAGCCGGGGAGAGGGATGCGGCTAACAGGAGACTCCAGCAGATTGCTAATAGGCAGGCGGGGGATGTCCAAGTAGGGggatgtgtgtgctgggcccctccatttttttgcaggggggcaccCTTGTTACGCCACTGGATTGTTAGGCTACATATATGTTTCCCTTTCTATGCACATATGACGCAATGTGAATATTATATCAGGTGCTTCATTATTTGCACTAAACATTAAGAGGCAAATTGAACCATTTTTGAACcagtttttctatatttaattttaccTGTGATTATTAAAACtggtgtatattttttattactagcatattaaagaaaataacaaattttatgaaaaaaaatgttgaaaatataccTCCCATTGTATTCGACAAAAGCTGGCCATAGTATTGCTTGTACATTGTACAAAATGTTTCTCATTACAATAGTTTAGatctttttaatttgtgtttagaaaacgcaaaaaatgtaaaaagaaacaaGGAATTTCTGTTCAGGAAGTGAAAAAgtcgaaacgagacagatttgttTATCACTACTCCAAATGTGCCGTTATGTTTAGTTATAAGTGAagtttttcatcaggcatggattggcagctaatttctgcatttcaccattgagaaatcgttttgcgaaacttcggtgaaaattcgctgcagataAATTTATACAAGATATGAATAGATTGGTATTATATGCCAAAAGTATTGAAATGTATCTAACAGAAAGTTGTTGGGAAAAAGACACTCTATCCCACATCTTTAGGCAAAAGATAGAAACAAGTAGAGCAATTTTTCAataacagtgatgagcgaatctgtcctgtttcgcttcgccggaaaattcgggGAAaaagttgcatgtcaaaaaaaattgcgcaacaattcttttgacgcgagagacaatttttttgaagagcaagacaattctttttgatgtgcgacaattcATTTGACGCTCGCTACAATTTTGGCTGCGCCGGATTTTGTTGCCCGTCATTATTCAATAAAGTTTGGAGGTTTAATATTCCTATATATCCGAAGTAAtaaatcaaatcaactggacttgctgtgtttcaTCTCACTGGCTTTTCTCAAttcagttggatgactggcaaaacaTTTTCACCATAATTTCACACGATCCAGTGATTCTGATTTTATTTTGTCGTGAATCTGCTAGTggtagagaaaaaaaacaccatcataaataaaataaaaaaatttcatgatttttttttcatgattttgaaaaattaatgagcaaatcttaATTTTGTCATTTTCTAGATTCATTTGAAAGAAGATGCTGATTGATGCTTTATGGTAGAAAGTGAAAAATGTTGTGATAATCCGTTTGGTATCAACCATTTCTAAAGACCATTTTTAAAGACTTCCTATGATACTCAGATGCTCTAGATTTTGTCTTTTTACACTTTCATAGGATAAGCAATGCAGCTAGATGCCATGAGAATTGGTTAGTAAAAAATATAGCCCGAAGCCTTGAAACTCTGGTGACAGAGCccgtctagtgatgagcaaatctgtctcattttgcatcagcaaaaaatttgcaaaactgctgaaagatTTGCTGaatgctgcaaatttttggtgtgaatttgcaaatttttgaaaatttgtCTGACAATagctggtggtctagtggggcggcggggacgcccacctcTTTGTTCTTTCTGTTTCACGAGCAGCACggaattcaaatatttaaaggctcCTGGGCATAATTTAGTCGCCCAACTTTGGCTCTACTTCCTGTTTCCTGGTGTGATTGTTTCTGATTGTACTTCGTCTTTTGATGAATGTTTTGCCTGTTTTCCAACTATGTCTTCTGAATCTCGATTCTGTACCTCATTGCTTCCatggttttgacctcggcctgtttcaCCTTCGTCTCCACTCCCTGACTGCTCAAACgctgcccagaacatttgccctggttctTGCACATTTAGTCAtggctagtgatgaacaaatctttcCTGTTTCGCTTTACCTTGAAATTtgtaaaacaacaagaaaatttcagaaacatttttgaaaaatctgtgaaacgcgtttgttgtgcaacttttttttgtcacccgcttcTTTTTTTGAAGCATGTCAAATTTTTCACGCAAATTTTcaagcaaattttcatggaagtttcacatATAACGAAATGtcgaaatttgctgtgaatccttGCCAGACGtaaatattcactcatcactagtcctggcACCAcctgagtagcggagggctcctcctgaagcaaaaggtggctgttataggcagaagagtgagctgagaccgggaccttggctttagttctgggtttgggatacaatttgtcaatggcaaaAACATACCTGAACAATATAAAGAAAAAGGATTAAACAGATCTGGTAATAGTTCCAGGTCAACACCAGAAGTCAAGAAAGAGGCTCAATCAGTGACAAtaaacaaaactgaaaataagcagctttaaccctttcactgccagccgttttggtaaaagcagaacttgtattgctagatagtttttgaacattttgcgctgtttcactttaggggcctttcctcagggggacttttagtttacccaggaaaacaatatattggttttttttaaagacaaggtttcaaaatatggtagaattatttggtgtaattccaattctgtgaCAAGATATATGCttctaaataaataacaaatgaaaaaaaatcatattttccataatataaacacatataccagaaaaaacaattattttatgcacaaaaatacaactgctttggaaagtcccatgtctcctgaacgtgccaataccaaatatatatagttttatggagatttctcacttgtataggccaaaaactcccagcagtacactacaaaatttccaaagcactgctccagaaagctgcatactttagatttcaaggccaaaaatcccaataacagaaggtttatcccagaaaattatacatttttggaaagaacagattctggggaatccagaataggcacaactgcctATCTACTctaaactatcaagtcgcaatgctttcccaaaattattggtttttataataatttgtgaaatttctaaaaaatcacttccagtctatagtatcttatctcctacaggtcataaagtaaccgaataaaacaccctaaatatgaacaccaggggtccactgaacagtctgatgcccaatatgtataggtttacccaagtatgtggcatgtaggggccccaatgggaacatacccccatatgatctatcatttctgtcatttcagatcCTGCAacatcaacacatttacatcattttatgtgggataacactacaaaaagtacgctcaccccagaaagccatgtatttttggaaagtacacattccccgcaATTAAAaataggtacccatgtctttctactccaaagtaccaagtcgcaaagctttcctaaagttgacaattttgatgacattgccAAATATCAACTCAAAGCTtctactttgcagcatcttatctcccacatagcattagctaccaaaataaaacaccctgaatttgaacaccaggggtccactgaacagtttgatgccccatatgtataggtttacctaagtttgtggcatttaggggcccaatgtgaacatacccccataaaatctatcatttctgtcatttcagctcctgcaaaatcaacacattaacaactttttatgtgggataaaggtacaaaaaagtatgctcaccccagaaagccatatatttttggaaagtacatattctccctaatctaaaatgggtacccatgtctttctactccaaagtttgccgatttttatgacatttcaaaaaataacctcaaaacttccactatgcagcatcttattttctataggccattaggtagctatataaaacactctaaatatgaaccccagaggtctgctaacagtttgatgcccactgtacatatgtttatcaaagcacatggcacttagagaccccaaaataccTTGTTATACACTAATTTCATGgattacctttacctaattcataaacatgtGGCAGTTtaatgaggggtagaagctgcagaaatgtagggtgacccctgaaaaccatatatttttggaaagtacacattctaaccaatccaacatgggtaaagaagcctttctacaccaaaataccaatctggaaagctttccttaTTTAATGGTTGTTATGACTTTtaagaaaatcacctaaaaatgttgtaattttccgcatttatctcacacaatttattgcgtacaaaggcaaatcaccccaaataggaacaccagaggtctactgaacagtttgatctatatgcatagatataccaaagtctgtggtatgtactgaccccaaaatgaaaatagcgcataaggatttctcatcTGCCAACtctgcttttgcacacagagccccctgtcagcatattatgtgccgtaagaccccctaactatacagagaccccaagaaaaccatatatttttggaaagtacacattctgatgaattcaacaTAGGTAAAGTtctttttttacaccaaagtaccacatggcagaGTGATGATAAAAACAGATCagaaacactaatacagggataaaaaatgcaacaaatgaACCCGTGATTGCGTCTGCTGTTTAGAGGTCATGCCGCCTCTGCAGAGAGAGTCCTTTGTCTGCAAAGAACGTACGGCGCACGTGTTTGGCAGATAAACCCTTTTTCTGAAAGCATGTACCTTGGCAGCTAAAAGGTTAATTCTCCCCCATTTTAGTTTTCATTTCTGTTACTTTGTGAAAAGAAAAGGTTTGTAGCCAAAAGCATCACTAAATCCTACATTAAACTGATAAGTTTACAATAGTTTTTCTAGAGCTATTTCCCTAGAGAGGTATTTATTACAATTAAACCACATTTCCCAAGTTATACATTATACAGCACTAAGTTTATATGTCTTTATTAATGAGCTCATAATTGtgtattctctgaggaattccctttgtcacactggttatataaactgggccTCTTAAGCTCCTCAGACTAAGCCAACAAGGTCTGACTGATATATACGTAGGATATACTGGCTGTGACATGCACGATCATTGCAAGGTTTGAATTGAGATAAGTAATCATGTAGAGCTGTGTGGGTTCATACAAGAGGCTTTTACTATTTCCTGCAaacttatataaaataatattaacatgAAGGCAAATTCTTTTTTTCCACCGCCCCCCAAGTGACTCTAATAAATACAGTGTAAACCAGTttgcttatttttctgtttaaatgtCATTTCAATTTACAAAGGATGCATTATTTTGTACAGATTTAGGGCAGaagatgtagagcagtgatccccaaccagtgcctcgggggcaacgtgttgctccccaaccccttggatgttgctctcagtgcccccaaaccaggtaattatttttgaattcctgacttggtggcaagttttggttgaataaaaacaaaatctacTACCaattaaagccccctgtaagctggtaGGGTgaatagaggcccctaatagccaatcttagcccttatttggctcctcaatgaacttttatggtgcttgtgttgctccccaagtctttttacatttgactgtggctcacgagtaagaaaggttggggatccctgatgtagagcaTCAGTTGGTCACAGTTCCACAGTGCTCCATATTAAGTCTTCTTTCTGACACGAGCACCACTTTTTAAAATTGAAGCAGCTCTGAATCCAAATTTCTCAAACTACATAAAAATCTTTCCGTTTCGGGCAGAGCTGGTGATGGGAATATGTGTTCACAAAAACTGCAAGTACCTTGTTAAAAGTTAGTAGTTTAATCTCTTTTATCATATATCAGTCTTATccaatgttttggggttttttcaaatgtttaatGGAGTAAAAACTCTGCCAATCATGGTGTTTCCCGGCTTCTTCTCTGACTCTTCTGCCTGCATTTTGGAGATTTACGTATATACAGTACTCAGTCTCTGAGTTCTGAGCAGTTCTCACAGACAGGATAAGACTCCAATCTGGAAAATTTGAGCAAAGAAACTCTACTAAGGGAATCCGAAGGGCTGCCATTGATGTCTGTTGGTGGGATGTTCcatttatccatatgtaaaatatttatactaTTATTTGCTTTTATCCATAAGAAGGAAGTCTTGAAAAATGGCCTCAGGAAGTAAAACAAATGcctcaggattcatcatccaaggattctctgatactcctgagcttcaaatctctctttttgtgctaatccttgtaatctatctcatcattctgctgggaaatctcatcatattcttagtcatttcatgcaatcctcacttacacacccccatgtacatattcttgcagaacctttcactcatagacatttcttccacctcaaatattttacctaatttgctacatattcttctcacacaacaaaataacatttcattcttggggtgtatgactcaaatgtatgtttttgtggccttggctgccagtgaattctttctcctgacggccatggcatatgatcgttatgttgccatctgtgatccccttcattacattgcccgaatgagcaggaaacactgtgctgggcttataactgcagcattcactgttgggtttggtaTAACATTCGGCTTTATTATACttgtatctaaactatcatattgtgcttcccgtcttattaaccattttttctgtgatctctcaccattgctaaaactttcctgtagcagcacttttagtgtggaagtTTTAATCTTCGTTGAAGGCTCAATGCTGATTTTCAatgccttcctccttactctgacctcatacatatttatcgtctctgctatcctgaaaatacaatcctcagaggggagacaaaaagccttttctacctgtgcttctcacctggcctgtgtgataaccctttatgggacagtattttgcctgtatatgagacccaccacaagttattccctaaaaagagacaagtatttctcactgctgtacattgccctgggccctgtgctaaatcctctcatttacacactgaaaaatagagaatttcactCTTCACTTATTAAACTGAAGCAAAGaggttttttcttttacattggcAATGCCACTTAATGAAACATTAGCCTGGCCACTACAGTCTTAAATAGACCatttcagtaaaataaataaatatactataaCTGGTCTGATTTACAGCACATTTAGCCACCAGTGCCATATAAATGAGAGCCGACTTCTTGTTTAGTAACTGATGATCtagtacagtggttctcaacctccctaatgccgcgaccctttaat
The sequence above is a segment of the Xenopus tropicalis strain Nigerian chromosome 7, UCB_Xtro_10.0, whole genome shotgun sequence genome. Coding sequences within it:
- the LOC105947814 gene encoding olfactory receptor 8H1-like — translated: MASGSKTNASGFIIQGFSDTPELQISLFVLILVIYLIILLGNLIIFLVISCNPHLHTPMYIFLQNLSLIDISSTSNILPNLLHILLTQQNNISFLGCMTQMYVFVALAASEFFLLTAMAYDRYVAICDPLHYIARMSRKHCAGLITAAFTVGFGITFGFIILVSKLSYCASRLINHFFCDLSPLLKLSCSSTFSVEVLIFVEGSMLIFNAFLLTLTSYIFIVSAILKIQSSEGRQKAFSTCASHLACVITLYGTVFCLYMRPTTSYSLKRDKYFSLLYIALGPVLNPLIYTLKNREFHSSLIKLKQRGFFFYIGNAT